TCTCAGTTAAGACAATATGTTTTAAGTTTGTAAAAGAAGTTAATTGATGGTAGTTGCCCTCCCTGGCAACTAAAATAGGGCCGACCACACATCGGCTAACACGGCATTGCCGCTTCGGGCCGCGGGAAGTCGAATCATGATGTCGGACAAGTTAGTTGAATCATGGAGCCATCGCGGCCACATCGATTCGCTAACCGAGTCGGCGGGGTGGGTAGGACTTGGAAGCTGGCCCGCCTGTAGGCTCATCGACGTCGGCAATGCCAAACGTTAGCTGCAATTTGCTTGCCATGTTCTAAAAATAAGATAAAAACATTGCCCACGAACCGCCCATCCATGGGCTAATTTTAAATGGAAGCCAAAATCCCGGTATCTTAAAAAATTAGATTGTATAAAATATAGAGCACAGGTATAATGTAATTACAAAGTAATAACTAACTGAGGTGGGTTTTATGGAAATTGATGTCATTAAGATCGGAAATTCTAAAGGGATTCGCCTTCCTATGGCTATTTTAAAACAATGTGGAATTGAGTCAAAGGTGGAACTAGAGATTGAGGATAATTGCATCATAATAAAGCCGGTAAAAACTCCTCGTCAAGGCTGGGCCGAAGCCTTTAAAGTCATGCATGAAAAAGGGGACGACTCCTTGTTGATCGAGGAAGAAATTGATAATGATCTCTTGGAGGCTTGGGATGAGCGAAAAGATTGATCAATACTCGGTTTATTGGGTAGATTTAAATCCTACCAAGGGTGCGGAGATTAACAAGATCAGACCTTGTGTTGTTATATCGCCTCAAGAAATGAATAATCATCTGCGGACGGTTATTATTGCACCGGTAACAAGTCGGGGTAGAGAAGGATATCCTACTCGGTTGAAATTTAAAGTTAACACAATAGAGGGCTGGATTGTACTAGATCAGATTCGTGCTATTGACAAATCAAGACTATGCGAGAAGATCGGAAATCTAAACGCTGAAGAAGTGCAAATACTAAAAGGCATAATTAAGGAAATGCTGGTAGATTAGGATTAAAAGGAAAAAGGTAGTAACCAAAATAATGTTTGAGGGTAAAAATGTCCGCTTCCGTACATCCATGTACTTCAGC
The DNA window shown above is from Capillibacterium thermochitinicola and carries:
- a CDS encoding AbrB/MazE/SpoVT family DNA-binding domain-containing protein; the protein is MEIDVIKIGNSKGIRLPMAILKQCGIESKVELEIEDNCIIIKPVKTPRQGWAEAFKVMHEKGDDSLLIEEEIDNDLLEAWDERKD
- a CDS encoding type II toxin-antitoxin system PemK/MazF family toxin; the protein is MSEKIDQYSVYWVDLNPTKGAEINKIRPCVVISPQEMNNHLRTVIIAPVTSRGREGYPTRLKFKVNTIEGWIVLDQIRAIDKSRLCEKIGNLNAEEVQILKGIIKEMLVD